The Alphaproteobacteria bacterium genome window below encodes:
- the radC gene encoding DNA repair protein RadC, with product MNEELYKISHDLPENTPEDYVGHRQRLKERFLKGGPNALADYEMLELVLFLGIPRGDVKPLAKELMRIYSSFAAIISAPIEKLLNHKGIGTHAVFAIKIIGAAAIRLAREQIINKPILSSWRLVLDYCHANLAFAENEEFHVLYLDNKNRLITDEAHQKGTIDQASVYPRDIIKRCFELNALSIVLVHNHPSGDPSPSKADIEITKEINQITKLLGISIHDHLIIGKNGHASFKSLGLL from the coding sequence ATGAACGAAGAATTATATAAAATATCCCATGACTTACCTGAAAATACGCCAGAAGATTATGTTGGCCACAGACAACGTCTTAAAGAACGTTTTTTAAAAGGTGGCCCTAACGCACTCGCCGATTATGAAATGCTAGAACTCGTTCTATTTTTAGGCATTCCCAGAGGCGACGTTAAACCTTTAGCCAAAGAGCTCATGCGTATTTACAGTTCCTTTGCCGCAATTATTTCAGCACCTATTGAAAAACTACTTAATCATAAAGGCATCGGCACACATGCCGTTTTCGCCATCAAAATAATAGGTGCCGCCGCTATAAGATTGGCGCGTGAACAAATTATCAATAAACCCATTTTAAGTTCTTGGCGACTTGTACTTGATTATTGCCATGCAAACCTTGCCTTTGCTGAAAACGAAGAATTTCATGTCCTTTATTTAGACAACAAAAACAGATTAATAACGGATGAAGCCCATCAAAAAGGCACTATTGATCAAGCGTCCGTTTACCCACGCGACATTATCAAAAGGTGCTTTGAACTAAACGCTTTAAGCATCGTCCTTGTGCATAATCACCCTAGTGGAGATCCCTCTCCTTCCAAAGCTGACATTGAAATCACAAAAGAAATTAACCAAATAACTAAATTATTAGGTATTTCGATTCATGATCATCTGATTATTGGTAAAAATGGCCATGCTTCTTTTAAATCATTGGGACTTTTATAA
- the gltX gene encoding glutamate--tRNA ligase has translation MTQIITRFAPSPTGYLHIGSARTALFNWLFAKHHGGKYLLRIEDTDRARSTDDAVRAIIDGLNWLGLIPDEEPIFQFQRAKHHADMALKLLNEGKAYYCYCTPQELEEMREKAKLEGKPQKYDGRWRDRDPKDAPKDIKPVIRLKAPNEGETILYDHVQGLINVANIQLDDMVLLRGDGTPTYMLSVVVDDFDMGITHVIRGDDHLTNTFRQIQLYNAFGWNLPIFGHIPLIHGQDGAKLSKRHGALGVEAYRDMGILPEAMCNYLLRLGWGHGDDEIINMQQAIKWFDFNGIGKSASRLDMAKLFHINHHYIQHKSTEELLLLLEDQFKQTDKPLLSHEKDRITIGIEGLKRRAQTLVELAENALIYRDIRPIKIENEDQLKTISDLKEIFSDLFQHLSSIQEWSHPMLDLELKLFLEQKGLKLGKIGPSLRLILTSKLNAPSIVDVMLALGKEESLLRLGDFIQP, from the coding sequence ATGACACAAATTATTACACGTTTTGCACCCTCTCCAACAGGCTATTTGCACATTGGGTCCGCTCGAACTGCCTTATTTAATTGGCTTTTTGCCAAACATCATGGTGGAAAATATTTACTTCGCATCGAAGACACTGACCGTGCAAGATCGACAGATGATGCCGTACGCGCGATTATCGATGGTCTCAATTGGCTAGGTCTTATTCCAGATGAAGAGCCTATTTTTCAATTTCAACGTGCAAAACATCATGCTGACATGGCCCTAAAGCTTTTAAATGAAGGCAAAGCCTATTATTGCTATTGCACGCCCCAAGAACTAGAAGAAATGCGTGAAAAAGCGAAACTCGAAGGAAAACCACAAAAATATGACGGCAGATGGCGTGATCGGGATCCCAAAGACGCCCCAAAAGATATTAAACCCGTTATTCGCCTTAAAGCACCAAATGAAGGCGAAACAATTTTATATGATCACGTTCAAGGCCTTATTAACGTAGCCAATATCCAACTTGACGATATGGTTCTTTTGCGCGGTGATGGCACGCCTACTTATATGCTATCCGTTGTAGTGGATGATTTTGATATGGGCATTACCCATGTGATTCGTGGAGACGACCATTTAACAAACACCTTCCGTCAAATCCAATTGTATAATGCCTTTGGCTGGAATTTACCTATATTTGGACATATTCCTTTAATCCATGGTCAAGATGGCGCAAAATTATCCAAACGCCATGGTGCGTTAGGTGTTGAAGCCTACCGTGATATGGGGATCCTTCCTGAAGCCATGTGTAATTATTTACTTCGACTTGGTTGGGGGCATGGCGATGACGAAATTATAAATATGCAACAAGCTATAAAATGGTTTGATTTTAATGGGATTGGCAAATCAGCTTCAAGACTTGATATGGCAAAATTATTTCATATTAATCATCATTATATCCAACACAAATCAACAGAAGAATTGCTGCTACTATTGGAAGACCAATTTAAACAAACTGACAAGCCCTTGCTGTCACATGAAAAAGACCGCATTACAATAGGTATTGAAGGCCTTAAAAGGCGCGCACAGACATTGGTTGAACTTGCTGAAAATGCTTTGATTTATCGCGATATCCGCCCCATAAAAATCGAAAATGAAGACCAATTAAAAACAATTTCCGATCTAAAAGAAATTTTTAGCGACTTATTCCAACATTTATCTTCAATTCAAGAATGGTCACATCCAATGCTTGATCTTGAGCTTAAACTATTTTTAGAGCAAAAAGGATTGAAATTAGGTAAAATTGGACCAAGCTTAAGATTAATTTTAACCTCTAAACTGAACGCTCCTTCTATTGTTGATGTCATGCTTGCTTTAGGCAAAGAGGAGTCGTTATTAAGATTGGGTGATTTTATTCAACCTTAA
- a CDS encoding DUF885 family protein encodes MLKFLFFGIIVLFSLSLQATNDLALEYIKDLSIHVPEAGSFLGLSEYDNQVGFIQKNQDDVEGRFNTRWRNRLDEELSNLKATHGNNLEEMSLESHETYVEILNLQRKCDANLKVLEQNEKYARLTIPNTYFNAMFDAIDPVMFIFIQTFLLLQERGVDAATQRFNLYLYGQDDNPPFIQGVQQYLETKIAQYIQKDKKILYPPRKQIQSMIAQANKLKFLAPFALTKLWGATSKTWHFWSQVNNYIWFLEQKILPHCTDDYALPEDLYKAYMNLQGIYVDDPKILAEEALKHFENAHKEFSDLSIGLSAKYNTVSALPNEIMNELKIKTAVKSQDEALILYKDTAKDLENIIRNNDLFDLPESEMSVRLSGTLEGMVVQASRCTPPKVFNNHGRFRPELVLADWKNNGNKFSAHFLTAHEGRPGHELHFSSILDQDQNYLRTNLLFDFATIEGWACYAEHALLPFFAHEEQRISELDFQRYISLKAALCIQLMLGEKNQAEIKDALMTELDIPETLADTAIARFAGNLGLAQAICYYYGQQRLVKLKEELEQKLGDKFNLKEFHNAVLSYGILSIDLSAPLIERKLRGDDSHEFEM; translated from the coding sequence ATGCTAAAGTTTTTATTTTTTGGAATTATTGTTCTTTTTTCATTATCGCTCCAAGCAACAAATGATCTTGCTTTAGAATATATTAAAGATCTAAGCATACATGTACCCGAAGCCGGCAGTTTTCTAGGATTATCCGAATATGATAATCAAGTTGGTTTTATTCAAAAAAATCAAGATGATGTGGAGGGGCGATTTAATACCAGATGGCGCAATCGCCTTGATGAAGAACTTTCTAATTTAAAAGCGACACATGGAAATAATCTTGAAGAAATGTCTCTTGAATCCCACGAAACCTATGTAGAAATCTTGAATCTACAAAGAAAATGCGACGCCAACCTTAAAGTTTTAGAACAAAATGAAAAATATGCGCGATTAACAATTCCTAATACGTATTTCAATGCCATGTTTGATGCTATAGATCCTGTTATGTTTATATTTATACAAACATTTTTATTGCTTCAAGAACGTGGCGTTGATGCAGCAACACAACGTTTCAATCTGTACCTTTATGGCCAAGATGACAATCCTCCTTTTATTCAAGGCGTTCAACAATATTTAGAAACAAAAATTGCTCAATATATTCAAAAAGATAAGAAAATTCTTTATCCACCACGCAAGCAAATCCAAAGCATGATTGCACAAGCGAACAAATTAAAATTCCTTGCGCCTTTTGCTTTAACAAAATTATGGGGCGCCACATCTAAAACATGGCACTTTTGGTCACAAGTTAATAACTATATTTGGTTCTTAGAACAAAAAATTCTTCCTCATTGTACGGACGACTATGCTCTACCTGAAGATTTATATAAAGCATATATGAATTTACAAGGCATTTATGTTGATGATCCAAAAATATTGGCAGAAGAAGCGTTAAAGCACTTTGAAAATGCCCATAAAGAATTTTCAGATTTATCTATAGGTTTATCCGCTAAGTACAATACAGTAAGTGCCTTACCGAATGAAATCATGAACGAACTTAAGATAAAAACAGCCGTAAAATCACAAGATGAAGCGCTGATTTTATACAAAGATACGGCAAAAGATCTAGAAAATATTATAAGAAACAATGATCTTTTTGATCTACCCGAAAGCGAAATGTCCGTAAGATTATCAGGAACATTAGAAGGAATGGTTGTCCAAGCATCTAGATGTACCCCACCAAAAGTTTTCAACAATCATGGTCGTTTTCGCCCTGAACTTGTTTTGGCCGATTGGAAAAATAATGGCAACAAATTTAGCGCCCACTTTTTAACGGCACATGAAGGACGCCCAGGTCATGAACTGCATTTTTCGTCTATTCTTGACCAAGATCAAAACTATCTTAGAACTAATCTATTATTCGATTTTGCGACAATTGAAGGATGGGCTTGTTATGCAGAACATGCACTGCTTCCATTCTTCGCGCATGAGGAACAACGAATAAGCGAGTTGGATTTTCAACGATACATTTCATTAAAAGCGGCGCTTTGTATTCAATTAATGTTAGGCGAAAAAAATCAAGCCGAAATTAAAGATGCTCTTATGACTGAACTTGATATTCCTGAAACCCTGGCGGATACAGCAATTGCTAGATTTGCAGGAAATTTAGGATTGGCCCAAGCTATTTGTTATTATTACGGACAGCAACGTCTTGTTAAATTAAAAGAAGAGCTTGAACAAAAGCTAGGCGACAAATTCAACTTAAAAGAATTTCACAATGCTGTTCTTTCGTACGGCATATTGTCTATTGATTTATCTGCGCCCCTTATCGAACGTAAACTTAGAGGTGATGATAGTCATGAATTTGAAATGTAA
- the gltA gene encoding citrate synthase: MTKKNTDSVTLIDNRTGKSIDLPLIKGSAGPNLIDIRQLYNETGYFTFDPGFTSTGSCNSKITYIDGDEGVLLYRGYPIEELAEHSDFMETSYLLIYGELPTAAQKKEFEYSVVYHSMVHEQLINFFRGFRRDAHPMAVMVGVVGALSAFYHEHTDIQNPGEREIVAHRIIAKIPTIAAMAYKYSIGQPFIYPRNDLPYTENFIRMCFAVPCEDYRSNAVITRAMDRIFTLHADHEQNASTSTVRLAGSSGANPYACIASGIACLWGPAHGGANEAVINMLKEIGHEKNIPEFIRRAKDKNDPFRLMGFGHRVYKNYDPRAKVMRKTCHEVLNELGLQNEPLMRLAIELERVALEDSYFIEKKLYPNVDFYSGIILRAIGFPASMFTVLFAVARTVGWIAQWNEMTNEENQKIGRPRQLYTGETRRSFVPVNKRK, translated from the coding sequence ATGACTAAAAAAAACACAGATAGCGTAACACTTATAGATAATAGAACAGGAAAGTCGATTGACTTACCCCTCATTAAAGGCTCCGCAGGACCTAATCTAATCGATATTCGTCAACTTTATAACGAAACAGGTTATTTTACATTTGATCCAGGCTTTACCTCAACCGGTAGCTGTAATTCAAAAATAACTTATATTGACGGCGATGAAGGCGTTCTTCTTTACCGTGGTTACCCTATTGAAGAACTTGCAGAACATAGCGATTTCATGGAAACATCATATTTGCTTATTTATGGTGAATTACCGACTGCTGCACAAAAAAAAGAATTCGAATATTCTGTTGTGTATCACAGCATGGTGCATGAGCAACTGATTAATTTTTTCAGGGGCTTCAGACGTGATGCGCACCCAATGGCCGTTATGGTCGGTGTTGTGGGTGCACTTTCCGCTTTTTATCATGAACATACTGATATTCAAAATCCAGGTGAACGTGAAATCGTTGCCCACCGCATTATTGCAAAAATTCCAACAATTGCTGCAATGGCTTATAAATACTCTATCGGACAACCTTTCATTTATCCACGCAATGATCTGCCCTATACTGAAAACTTCATTAGAATGTGTTTTGCAGTGCCTTGTGAAGATTACAGATCAAACGCTGTCATTACACGCGCGATGGATCGCATCTTTACGCTTCATGCTGATCATGAGCAAAATGCATCAACATCAACCGTTCGTCTTGCTGGATCATCAGGCGCAAATCCTTATGCATGTATCGCATCAGGCATCGCATGTCTTTGGGGCCCTGCACATGGTGGTGCCAATGAAGCTGTGATTAACATGCTTAAAGAAATCGGCCATGAAAAAAACATTCCTGAATTCATTAGACGTGCTAAAGACAAAAATGATCCATTCAGATTGATGGGTTTTGGACATCGCGTTTATAAAAACTATGATCCACGTGCTAAAGTCATGCGTAAAACCTGCCATGAAGTGCTTAATGAATTAGGACTTCAAAATGAGCCTTTAATGCGTCTAGCAATTGAACTCGAGCGCGTTGCTTTGGAAGATTCATACTTCATTGAGAAAAAACTCTATCCCAATGTTGATTTCTACTCTGGCATCATATTACGCGCTATTGGTTTTCCAGCTTCAATGTTCACTGTTCTTTTTGCAGTCGCACGCACCGTCGGTTGGATTGCTCAATGGAATGAAATGACCAATGAAGAAAACCAAAAAATTGGACGTCCTCGTCAGCTTTATACTGGTGAAACAAGACGTTCTTTTGTGCCTGTTAATAAGAGAAAATAG
- a CDS encoding NAD kinase yields MIKGLSLFKRAAPDIAFLASRSELAQSALMKFEKLYKHTEPYQAEIIVALGGDGFMLETLHRFINDDIPVYGMNLGSTGFLMNNYSSSNLIERLEKAQLIKLRPLLMRAECIDGKIKEALAINEVSLLRETRQTAKLRISIDDHVRIQELIADGAIVSTPAGSTAYNLSVHGPILPLQSNVIALTPISAFRPRRWRGAILSHGSKIGFDVLEPEKRPVSAVADFTEIRDVRKVEVLEDPKRKLSLLFDPEHNLDERIFAEQFLP; encoded by the coding sequence ATGATCAAAGGCCTCTCCTTATTTAAACGCGCGGCACCTGACATCGCTTTTTTAGCGTCACGTTCAGAACTTGCGCAATCTGCTTTAATGAAATTTGAAAAACTTTATAAACATACCGAACCCTATCAAGCAGAAATCATTGTAGCACTTGGCGGTGATGGTTTCATGCTTGAAACGCTTCATAGATTTATCAATGACGATATCCCTGTTTATGGCATGAATTTGGGATCAACTGGATTTTTGATGAATAATTATTCCTCATCAAATCTTATTGAACGTCTTGAAAAAGCTCAATTAATAAAATTACGCCCTCTTCTGATGCGCGCAGAATGCATTGATGGCAAAATTAAAGAAGCACTTGCCATTAACGAAGTCTCCCTTTTACGTGAAACCCGCCAAACGGCAAAATTACGCATTTCAATTGACGATCATGTACGCATTCAAGAATTAATCGCAGATGGCGCTATTGTTTCAACACCCGCAGGTAGCACCGCCTATAATTTATCCGTCCATGGCCCCATTTTACCGTTGCAATCAAATGTCATCGCTTTAACCCCTATTAGTGCTTTTAGACCACGACGCTGGCGCGGGGCTATTTTATCCCATGGATCAAAGATCGGCTTTGATGTTCTTGAACCTGAGAAACGCCCCGTAAGCGCTGTTGCTGATTTCACCGAAATTCGTGACGTTCGTAAAGTTGAGGTTTTAGAAGATCCCAAACGAAAACTTTCACTTCTTTTCGACCCAGAACATAATTTAGATGAACGCATTTTCGCCGAGCAATTCTTACCATGA